From Acidobacteriota bacterium, a single genomic window includes:
- the lpdA gene encoding dihydrolipoyl dehydrogenase, with the protein MSHTDPVARAPDRAVDLLVIGAGPGGYVAAIRAAQLGLRTAVVDEHPAAGGVCLRVGCIPSKALLESSQRLVAARSELAAHGGVAGEIGLDLPAMMKRKDRVVTTLTRGVSSLLKKNRIEHIQGRARLGGLDGELRRVVIAGEQEEHEVHARNVIVATGSRPATLPGIELDGDRIGTSTEALAYDSVPERLVVIGAGYIGLELGAVWNRLGSNVIVLEYLDRILPGADTEIAAAAEKIFRRQGLDIRLGSRVLGANVKGGKDETGCVVEVDGADPIDCDRVLVAVGRTPISDSLGLEEAGVAVDDRGLIQIDERFATSTPGVFAIGDVIGGPQLAHKAEEEGMACVEGIAGGHVHIDYDAIPGIVYTEPEVASVGRTEEQLQEAGTPYRKGAFPFRAIGRARATGSLEGFVKILAHAETDAILGIHILGSHAGDLIAEAVAAISFGASAEDLFLTSHAHPTLSEAVKEAALAVHGRAIHM; encoded by the coding sequence ATGTCCCATACCGATCCTGTCGCCCGTGCGCCCGACCGTGCCGTCGACCTCCTCGTTATCGGCGCCGGGCCAGGGGGCTACGTCGCTGCCATCCGGGCGGCGCAGCTTGGTCTCCGCACCGCTGTCGTGGACGAGCATCCGGCGGCCGGCGGCGTCTGCCTGCGGGTGGGCTGCATCCCGAGCAAGGCGCTGCTCGAATCGAGCCAGCGCCTCGTCGCGGCCCGCAGCGAACTCGCGGCTCACGGCGGCGTCGCGGGCGAGATCGGCCTCGATCTGCCGGCGATGATGAAACGCAAGGACCGGGTTGTGACGACCCTCACTCGCGGCGTCTCGTCGCTGCTCAAGAAGAACAGGATCGAACACATCCAGGGTCGGGCCCGCCTCGGGGGCCTCGACGGCGAACTGCGCAGGGTCGTCATCGCCGGCGAGCAGGAGGAGCACGAGGTGCACGCCCGGAATGTGATCGTGGCCACGGGCTCCCGCCCCGCCACTCTGCCGGGCATCGAGCTCGACGGCGACCGCATCGGCACCAGCACGGAGGCCCTTGCCTACGACTCCGTACCCGAGCGCCTGGTCGTGATCGGCGCCGGCTACATCGGCCTCGAGCTCGGCGCGGTCTGGAACCGGCTCGGCTCGAACGTCATCGTGCTGGAGTACCTCGACCGCATCCTGCCTGGCGCGGACACCGAGATCGCCGCGGCCGCCGAGAAGATCTTCCGCCGCCAGGGTCTCGACATCCGGCTCGGGAGCCGCGTGCTCGGAGCGAACGTCAAGGGCGGCAAGGACGAGACGGGCTGCGTCGTCGAAGTTGACGGCGCCGACCCGATCGACTGCGACCGCGTTCTCGTCGCGGTCGGCCGAACGCCGATCAGCGACAGTCTGGGGCTCGAGGAAGCGGGCGTCGCCGTCGACGACCGAGGCTTGATTCAGATCGACGAGCGCTTCGCCACCTCGACGCCAGGCGTGTTCGCGATCGGCGACGTGATCGGGGGGCCGCAGCTCGCCCACAAGGCCGAGGAGGAGGGCATGGCCTGCGTCGAGGGCATCGCAGGCGGCCACGTCCACATCGACTACGACGCGATCCCCGGCATCGTCTACACCGAACCCGAAGTCGCCTCCGTCGGCAGGACGGAAGAGCAACTTCAGGAAGCCGGCACCCCCTACCGCAAAGGCGCTTTTCCGTTCCGGGCAATCGGCCGCGCCCGTGCCACCGGGAGCCTCGAGGGCTTCGTCAAGATCCTGGCCCACGCCGAGACAGACGCGATCCTCGGCATCCACATCCTGGGCAGCCACGCCGGCGACCTGATCGCCGAAGCGGTGGCGGCGATCAGTTTCGGCGCTTCGGCCGAGGATCTCTTCCTCACCAGCCACGCTCATCCGACCCTCTCCGAGGCGGTCAAGGAAGCGGCCCTGGCCGTCCACGGCCGGGCGATTCACATGTAG
- a CDS encoding YncE family protein has product MHMSTCRQPRTAALPTLLLAFSVFAGSALHAESDLRPPSREYYAYVCAESEDQVALVRFGPSGIEVTKTITVGSFPAETEGPHGINISPGGRYWYVSIAHGNPFGSIHKYETGTDEWLGDVQVGMFPATLDVAATTGLLFVVNSDFYGDHVPSTISVVETSTMTEIAQFESGTMPHGARFSRDGRKLYSANMMDDELVEVDALRFEVGRRLKLGRAAHSTSGHAGHGGHADAAAGHGAHGQPVVEPSWVTPPTSGGMVYVTALSGNAIYEVDTGDWKVSRRLETPAPGPYNAAVGPDERLLVVTYKKGDAVGFWDLDEGREVARVSTTRRIPHGVVITSDGRFSLVTVEGVGGEPGVVEVYDNGAFRRAAQIDIGKQAGGIALWEPN; this is encoded by the coding sequence ATGCACATGTCGACTTGCCGGCAGCCGCGGACGGCTGCGCTCCCAACGCTGCTTCTCGCCTTTTCCGTCTTCGCGGGTTCCGCCCTCCACGCGGAGTCGGACCTCAGACCGCCGTCCCGCGAGTACTACGCCTACGTCTGCGCCGAGTCGGAAGACCAGGTGGCTCTCGTCCGTTTCGGACCCTCCGGGATCGAAGTGACGAAGACGATCACCGTCGGCAGCTTCCCGGCCGAAACGGAAGGTCCGCACGGCATCAACATCTCGCCCGGCGGCCGCTACTGGTACGTGTCGATCGCCCACGGCAACCCGTTCGGCTCGATCCACAAGTACGAGACCGGGACCGACGAGTGGCTGGGCGACGTGCAGGTCGGCATGTTCCCCGCCACCCTCGACGTGGCCGCCACCACCGGGCTGCTCTTCGTCGTCAACTCGGACTTCTACGGCGACCACGTGCCGAGCACGATCTCCGTCGTCGAAACGTCGACGATGACCGAGATCGCGCAGTTCGAGAGCGGGACCATGCCGCACGGCGCCCGGTTCAGTCGCGACGGCCGGAAGCTCTACAGCGCGAACATGATGGACGACGAGCTCGTCGAGGTCGACGCGCTGCGCTTCGAGGTCGGCCGCCGCCTGAAGCTGGGGCGGGCCGCGCACTCGACCAGCGGCCACGCGGGACACGGCGGTCACGCGGACGCCGCGGCCGGGCACGGCGCCCACGGCCAGCCGGTCGTCGAGCCGTCGTGGGTCACGCCGCCCACCAGCGGCGGCATGGTCTATGTCACGGCGCTCTCGGGCAACGCCATCTACGAGGTCGACACGGGCGACTGGAAGGTCTCCCGGCGACTGGAGACTCCCGCCCCCGGTCCCTACAACGCCGCCGTGGGCCCCGACGAGCGACTGCTGGTGGTCACCTACAAGAAGGGCGACGCGGTCGGCTTCTGGGACCTGGACGAGGGCCGGGAAGTCGCCCGGGTCTCCACGACGCGCCGTATCCCCCACGGCGTCGTCATCACTTCGGATGGACGCTTCAGCCTGGTGACCGTCGAAGGGGTCGGCGGCGAACCGGGGGTCGTCGAGGTCTACGACAACGGCGCGTTCCGGCGCGCGGCCCAGATCGATATCGGCAAGCAGGCCGGCGGCATCGCGCTCTGGGAACCGAATTGA